A genomic stretch from Shewanella sediminis HAW-EB3 includes:
- a CDS encoding acyltransferase — translation MIQKLRYWLKVKRIGPDIPLTHFLLHSKRLGTWLCKKKFAKFGHNSAMRPGSYAICCDHISIGNEVVLRPGTMLFGSGHGSKSVNITIEDLVLIGSGVHIYTANHEFTDPEQPIFSQGHKPIQPVLISKGAWLGANAIILPGVTIGQNSVVGAGSVVTKDVPPFTVVAGQPAKIIKQLRQPVI, via the coding sequence ATGATCCAGAAACTTAGATATTGGCTCAAGGTTAAACGAATAGGTCCAGATATACCTCTGACTCACTTTCTGCTGCACTCCAAGCGACTCGGTACTTGGTTGTGTAAGAAAAAATTTGCAAAATTTGGTCACAATAGTGCTATGAGACCGGGAAGCTATGCGATCTGCTGTGACCATATCAGCATAGGCAATGAAGTAGTCCTGAGACCTGGTACTATGCTTTTTGGATCAGGCCATGGTTCTAAATCTGTCAACATCACCATCGAAGACTTAGTCTTAATCGGTTCGGGAGTTCATATCTATACAGCTAATCATGAGTTTACCGATCCCGAACAACCGATTTTTTCACAGGGTCATAAACCTATTCAGCCTGTGCTAATCAGCAAAGGAGCCTGGTTAGGTGCCAACGCCATCATTTTACCAGGTGTTACAATTGGCCAAAACAGTGTTGTTGGAGCGGGCTCAGTGGTAACTAAAGACGTCCCTCCTTTCACGGTCGTTGCAGGACAACCTGCGAAAATTATAAAGCAGCTAAGACAACCGGTTATTTAA
- the neuB gene encoding N-acetylneuraminate synthase yields MTLVIAEAGVNHNGSEEIAIALIDAAYKAGADIVKFQTFKAKNLVTATAEQADYQVTNTNKVESQLSMLSRLELSYEAHRRLIDHCQKLGIQFLSTAFDSESLSFLVNKLQLKTLKIASGEITNAPFVLEHARTGCDLILSTGMSTLADIESALGVIAFGLTATPDTKPGIEAFQTAYASVEGQEALKTKLKLLHCTTEYPAPFNEINLKAMDTLASAFCLDVGYSDHSQGITIPIAATARGACVIEKHFTLDKEMPGPDHKASIEPKELTEMVAAIRTVELAMGSGIKTPQLSELKNLKVVRKSLVTTRAIQKGENFSTNNLAVKRPGTGTSPYQYWQRLDTKASRDYAAGEVIFD; encoded by the coding sequence ATGACTTTAGTTATTGCCGAAGCCGGTGTTAATCACAATGGCAGTGAAGAGATTGCGATTGCCCTGATCGATGCAGCCTATAAGGCTGGGGCCGACATCGTAAAGTTTCAAACTTTTAAAGCAAAAAACTTAGTCACCGCAACCGCTGAGCAAGCCGATTATCAGGTTACAAATACAAACAAAGTCGAATCTCAGCTTTCGATGTTGAGCCGTTTAGAGCTAAGCTATGAAGCCCATCGACGCCTGATAGATCACTGTCAAAAACTTGGAATCCAGTTTTTATCTACGGCATTTGACTCTGAAAGTTTGAGCTTTCTAGTAAACAAACTTCAGCTTAAAACATTGAAAATTGCATCGGGAGAGATCACCAATGCCCCCTTTGTTCTCGAGCATGCCCGTACAGGCTGCGATCTGATTTTATCCACGGGCATGTCAACCTTAGCCGACATCGAATCTGCACTGGGGGTTATCGCATTCGGTTTAACAGCGACGCCCGATACCAAGCCAGGTATTGAGGCCTTTCAGACCGCCTATGCCTCGGTCGAGGGACAAGAAGCACTAAAAACTAAGCTGAAGTTACTACATTGCACCACCGAATACCCCGCACCATTTAATGAGATAAACCTCAAGGCGATGGACACCTTAGCGTCGGCTTTCTGTCTTGATGTCGGATATTCAGATCACAGTCAAGGGATCACCATTCCCATCGCCGCAACCGCTCGCGGCGCGTGTGTCATTGAAAAGCATTTTACCTTAGACAAAGAGATGCCGGGCCCCGATCATAAGGCTTCCATAGAACCAAAGGAGCTAACGGAGATGGTGGCAGCTATTCGCACCGTCGAACTCGCTATGGGAAGTGGTATTAAGACACCACAACTTTCCGAATTAAAAAATCTTAAAGTTGTCAGAAAAAGCTTAGTTACGACTCGAGCCATTCAAAAAGGCGAGAATTTCTCGACCAATAATCTCGCGGTAAAAAGGCCTGGCACAGGCACCAGTCCTTATCAATATTGGCAACGACTCGACACTAAAGCGAGTAGAGATTACGCCGCCGGGGAGGTGATTTTTGATTAA
- a CDS encoding chalcone isomerase family protein, whose protein sequence is MKSLTSLVSTSLLLAGSLLLTGSASAKEISGVDVAEHIAIESTQLQLNGAGVRSKFFIDLYVGSLYLPTRTDNITTILDAPTSAVRLNITSGMITSDKMRDAINDGFEDATDGNTAEIQTEIDAFMALFSDEIKEGDQFTLATDKTLGVTAYKNGEAQATIGGEAFRVALLKIWLGFSPAQSSLKKAMLGI, encoded by the coding sequence ATGAAGTCCCTCACAAGCTTAGTATCCACAAGCTTATTGCTAGCAGGCAGCCTGTTACTTACCGGCTCAGCCAGTGCCAAAGAGATATCGGGTGTTGACGTTGCCGAACATATTGCGATCGAATCGACGCAGCTTCAGCTTAATGGTGCCGGTGTGCGCAGTAAGTTCTTTATCGATCTCTATGTCGGTAGTCTGTACCTGCCAACAAGGACTGATAATATCACCACTATTCTCGATGCTCCGACTTCAGCGGTTCGGTTAAACATCACCTCAGGTATGATCACCAGCGATAAAATGCGTGATGCAATCAATGATGGTTTCGAGGATGCGACCGATGGCAACACGGCCGAAATTCAGACTGAAATAGACGCCTTCATGGCACTGTTCAGCGATGAGATTAAAGAGGGTGATCAATTTACTCTCGCGACCGATAAGACTTTGGGAGTAACCGCCTATAAGAATGGGGAAGCACAGGCAACTATAGGAGGCGAAGCATTCAGGGTGGCGTTGCTAAAGATCTGGCTCGGATTCAGCCCGGCTCAAAGTAGTCTGAAGAAAGCCATGTTGGGAATTTAG
- a CDS encoding Gfo/Idh/MocA family protein — protein MKTIAVIGLGNIAKRHRQNLKLIYPEATIIALSASGRRPSEKIEFADVLLTNLMSVIESKPELVIVASPAPFHEHHASEFIKRRIPVLIEKPIASEPQSSQRLLELTQEYSAQVMVGYCLRYLSSAIEMKQLLSQNFIGEIYNFTASVGQYLPDWRPNKHYADSVSANESLGGGALLELSHELDYLHWLLGPLELEYAQLRSTKELKLEVEEIADLVLTNQKGTICSLHMDFIQKQPQRECTFIGSKGRLHWDLLANTITHHCSEGTQILCSEPEWDKNQMYLNMVTEFIANIQRGKNSTLSLEDANQTVKLIAQIKHEAVWGVVQ, from the coding sequence ATGAAAACAATTGCAGTAATTGGTCTGGGCAATATCGCTAAGCGCCATAGACAAAACCTTAAGCTTATTTATCCTGAAGCGACGATTATCGCATTATCTGCCAGTGGCAGGAGACCAAGCGAAAAAATCGAATTTGCCGATGTGTTACTTACCAATCTTATGTCGGTCATAGAAAGTAAACCTGAACTTGTCATTGTCGCCTCCCCAGCGCCATTCCATGAGCATCATGCCAGTGAGTTTATTAAGCGTCGTATCCCGGTATTGATTGAAAAGCCAATCGCATCAGAACCTCAAAGTTCCCAACGCTTGCTTGAGCTCACTCAAGAGTATTCGGCCCAAGTCATGGTGGGTTACTGTTTAAGATATTTAAGCTCTGCAATTGAGATGAAACAGCTTTTATCGCAAAATTTTATCGGAGAAATATACAACTTCACGGCCAGTGTAGGGCAGTATCTGCCCGATTGGCGACCCAATAAACACTATGCAGATTCAGTCTCAGCCAATGAATCACTCGGTGGTGGTGCTCTACTCGAATTAAGTCATGAGCTGGATTACTTACACTGGTTATTAGGCCCTTTAGAGCTCGAATATGCTCAACTTAGAAGTACAAAGGAACTGAAGTTAGAAGTTGAAGAGATTGCCGATCTTGTATTGACCAACCAGAAAGGGACCATTTGTTCTCTCCACATGGATTTCATCCAAAAGCAGCCCCAAAGAGAGTGCACATTTATTGGCTCAAAAGGCCGACTACATTGGGACTTATTAGCGAATACTATCACTCATCACTGTAGTGAAGGCACACAAATCCTATGTTCGGAACCTGAATGGGACAAAAACCAAATGTACTTAAATATGGTGACTGAGTTTATTGCCAATATTCAGCGTGGAAAAAACTCAACGTTATCTTTGGAAGACGCTAACCAGACTGTAAAACTTATCGCTCAAATTAAGCATGAAGCGGTATGGGGAGTCGTTCAATGA
- a CDS encoding acetyltransferase, translating to MIKPIIMIGSGGHASVLADILLQQEYTLLAAISPDKGNSPLFKNIQHFDSDDDILQFSPDEVKLVNGLGSLPNQNLRNEIFDYFSQLGYQFETVISRDAIVSPYSSIAAGAQVLTGAIIQTGAMIGSNSIVNSGAIVEHNCHIGIHNHIAPGATICGGVHTGAHVHIGTGANVIQSVSIGKHSVVAAGATVTKDMPDNSIAYGYRSKIEIRS from the coding sequence TTGATTAAGCCGATAATCATGATCGGCTCAGGAGGTCACGCTAGTGTTCTCGCCGATATCTTACTTCAGCAAGAATACACTTTACTGGCAGCGATTAGCCCGGATAAAGGCAACAGCCCACTCTTCAAAAACATTCAACATTTTGATTCTGATGATGATATTTTACAATTCTCTCCGGATGAGGTTAAATTAGTTAATGGTTTAGGCTCATTACCAAATCAAAATTTACGCAATGAGATTTTTGACTATTTTAGTCAACTCGGCTACCAATTCGAGACAGTGATCTCCCGGGATGCAATAGTATCTCCATATTCGAGTATTGCCGCCGGAGCACAAGTGTTAACCGGCGCGATAATTCAAACTGGTGCAATGATTGGGAGCAACAGCATTGTCAACTCGGGGGCAATCGTCGAACACAACTGCCATATCGGCATACATAACCACATAGCGCCAGGTGCGACGATATGTGGCGGGGTTCACACGGGTGCACATGTCCATATTGGGACTGGCGCCAATGTCATCCAAAGTGTTTCGATTGGCAAGCATAGTGTCGTTGCTGCCGGCGCTACGGTTACAAAAGATATGCCTGATAATTCCATCGCTTATGGTTACAGAAGCAAGATAGAGATAAGGTCATAA
- the neuC gene encoding UDP-N-acetylglucosamine 2-epimerase has translation MPRKIAVFTGTRADYGLLYWLISDIQAAEELTLQLIVSGSHLSPEFGNTFEKIEKDGFHIDEKIEMLLSSNSAIGTAKSMGLGVIGYAEALDRLRPDVLVILGDRFEALSMAQTATIMGIAILHIHGGEITEGAYDDAIRHAITKLSLVHCTSTETYRQRVIQMGESPDRVHHVGAIGLDHIHRSKLMTKKELSESLGFDLTAPYFLVTYHPVTLDDEPAEDTFNALLTSLNQFGSHQVIITYPNADNGGRGIITRLEEYAGNSQGRVLAIPSLGQVRYLSAVNNATAVIGNSSSGIIEVPSFNVPTVNIGCRQQGRLTADSVINCQPDTASITEAITQAIDQLPVLQQTPVSNPYGQGKASQAIIKILTEMSRKPIKSFYDIKVEN, from the coding sequence ATGCCTAGAAAAATAGCTGTGTTCACAGGAACCCGAGCTGACTACGGATTACTGTATTGGCTAATCTCTGACATTCAGGCCGCTGAGGAGCTGACTCTTCAACTTATCGTTTCGGGTAGTCACCTGTCACCTGAGTTTGGTAATACGTTTGAAAAGATAGAGAAAGATGGATTTCATATTGATGAAAAAATTGAAATGTTACTCTCCTCTAATTCGGCAATTGGCACAGCCAAGAGTATGGGCTTAGGGGTCATTGGGTATGCAGAGGCACTCGATAGACTAAGACCCGATGTACTCGTCATTTTGGGTGATCGGTTTGAAGCGCTCTCAATGGCACAAACGGCAACCATTATGGGCATTGCGATATTGCATATCCACGGTGGTGAAATTACCGAGGGCGCCTATGATGATGCGATTAGACATGCAATAACGAAACTGAGTCTGGTTCATTGCACATCTACCGAGACATATCGGCAACGTGTGATCCAGATGGGTGAATCCCCTGACAGAGTTCACCATGTGGGCGCTATAGGTCTGGATCATATTCATCGTAGTAAGCTCATGACAAAAAAGGAGTTATCTGAGTCATTAGGTTTTGATTTAACGGCTCCCTATTTTTTAGTCACTTATCATCCTGTCACACTCGATGATGAACCCGCTGAAGACACATTTAATGCATTATTGACGAGTCTGAACCAGTTTGGCTCTCACCAGGTCATTATCACTTACCCCAATGCAGACAATGGTGGCAGAGGCATTATTACCAGGCTTGAAGAGTATGCAGGTAACTCTCAGGGAAGAGTGCTGGCCATTCCCTCTCTGGGACAAGTCAGGTATTTAAGTGCGGTTAACAATGCGACAGCCGTTATAGGCAACTCTTCGAGTGGTATTATTGAAGTCCCCTCATTTAATGTGCCAACAGTCAATATTGGTTGCCGGCAACAGGGGCGTCTTACCGCCGATAGTGTGATCAACTGTCAGCCTGATACCGCTTCTATAACCGAGGCGATAACCCAGGCAATTGATCAATTGCCGGTGCTTCAACAGACCCCGGTCTCTAACCCCTATGGCCAGGGCAAGGCCAGTCAAGCCATTATAAAAATTCTCACAGAAATGAGCCGTAAGCCGATAAAATCATTTTACGATATTAAGGTTGAAAACTAG
- a CDS encoding oxidoreductase: protein MLKGKTILITGAGGLLGSQITSSLVTKGANVIATDISVSAMSDKLEMLMDIKSELLTLIELDSTDEQAMKAFFSTQTELHGAVNCTYPRNKQYGNSFLEVSLDSFNENVSLHLGSSFLFMQQCATQFLKQQAPMSVVNISSIYGVVAPKFSLYDGTPMTMPVEYAAIKSALLHLNKYVTAFVKDSRFRVNSISPGGILDNQPEEFLAAYKNETHGHGMLSPDDMTGSVIFLLSEQAKYITGQNIIIDDGFTV, encoded by the coding sequence ATGTTAAAAGGTAAAACGATTCTAATCACTGGAGCAGGCGGACTACTCGGTTCTCAAATAACCTCTTCACTTGTTACCAAAGGTGCAAATGTTATAGCGACTGATATCTCAGTTTCTGCGATGTCGGATAAATTAGAAATGTTAATGGACATTAAGAGCGAATTACTGACTTTAATCGAGCTGGACTCTACAGATGAGCAAGCCATGAAAGCGTTTTTTTCAACACAGACTGAACTTCATGGCGCTGTGAATTGCACATACCCCAGAAACAAACAATATGGGAATTCATTCTTAGAAGTATCCTTGGACAGCTTTAACGAAAACGTCTCGCTGCACTTAGGCTCCTCTTTTCTGTTTATGCAGCAATGCGCCACACAATTCCTTAAACAGCAAGCACCCATGTCTGTTGTCAATATCTCATCCATTTATGGCGTTGTCGCACCAAAGTTTTCACTCTATGACGGCACACCTATGACCATGCCTGTCGAGTATGCCGCCATAAAATCAGCTCTGTTACACCTCAACAAATATGTGACGGCTTTTGTTAAAGACAGCCGTTTTAGAGTCAACAGTATAAGCCCTGGCGGGATTTTAGATAACCAGCCTGAGGAGTTTCTCGCCGCATATAAAAATGAGACTCATGGTCATGGAATGCTCTCACCAGACGATATGACGGGTTCAGTTATCTTTTTACTTTCAGAGCAAGCGAAATATATCACCGGGCAAAATATAATCATTGATGATGGGTTTACGGTATAA
- a CDS encoding DUF2947 domain-containing protein, whose translation MSHTYIPLEQYKRKWIFNHKDLPVTDEDKAQIKPLDQMGSMEVWKKWVSNRSNHSEQFSKGDWPAKGDVWGEPDDWQSAWDSEDPALPEMFAEFFDWKDDSTVYFCYEKYQVIETRWDVFVRNWKCFLFFDDGPLLISPKQKQAAFIHQDGQYQLGQRG comes from the coding sequence TTGTCACATACTTATATCCCTTTAGAGCAATACAAACGTAAATGGATTTTTAACCATAAAGATCTGCCTGTGACCGATGAAGATAAGGCTCAGATAAAACCACTGGATCAGATGGGTTCGATGGAAGTATGGAAGAAGTGGGTAAGCAATCGTAGCAACCACTCTGAGCAGTTTTCTAAAGGTGACTGGCCAGCTAAAGGTGATGTGTGGGGCGAGCCCGATGATTGGCAGTCAGCCTGGGATAGCGAAGATCCTGCGCTTCCAGAGATGTTTGCCGAGTTCTTTGACTGGAAAGACGATTCAACTGTCTATTTTTGTTACGAGAAGTATCAGGTGATCGAGACTCGATGGGATGTATTCGTTCGAAACTGGAAATGCTTCCTCTTCTTCGATGACGGTCCATTGCTTATCTCACCAAAGCAGAAGCAGGCCGCTTTCATTCATCAAGATGGTCAATATCAGTTAGGCCAACGAGGCTAG
- a CDS encoding nucleotidyltransferase family protein: protein MSQILSKVTISPEKTLRDALELINSQALQVALVTDHDKHLLGVITDGDIRRGLLNNLSLDALVTEVMNRNPRTASPSTSKKKLLQLMQQHSILSIPLVKDHILVGLETLKSAQQQTNHANPVLIMAGGFGTRLKPLTDKCPKPMLKVGNKPILEIALFNFIQAGFSNFYISTHYMPEQIKEHFGDGSQWNVKISYLHEETPLGTGGAVGLLPTDIPQLPAIVMNGDILTKVDFQLLLKFHEDNDADATMCVREYDYQIPYGVISGSGNRITDMVEKPVQRFFVNAGIYVINQDIIKSVSANTYIDMPTLLEQKIADKGEVLMFPLHEYWLDIGRMDDFKQAQVDICAFGLER from the coding sequence ATGAGTCAAATATTGAGCAAAGTGACAATATCACCAGAAAAGACACTCCGTGATGCTCTGGAGTTGATTAACTCACAAGCATTACAAGTCGCATTAGTCACCGATCACGACAAGCACCTTTTAGGTGTTATCACTGATGGTGATATTCGTCGCGGTCTACTCAATAACCTGTCACTCGATGCACTCGTGACTGAAGTAATGAACAGGAACCCCAGAACAGCTTCTCCTTCAACGTCTAAGAAGAAACTGCTTCAACTCATGCAACAGCACAGTATATTATCTATCCCACTCGTTAAAGACCATATTCTTGTGGGACTCGAAACCTTAAAGAGTGCCCAACAACAAACTAATCATGCAAACCCAGTACTTATCATGGCTGGAGGCTTTGGTACGCGCCTAAAACCTCTTACAGATAAGTGCCCTAAGCCTATGCTCAAGGTTGGAAACAAGCCAATACTGGAAATTGCGCTGTTTAACTTTATCCAAGCGGGCTTCTCAAATTTCTATATCTCTACCCATTATATGCCTGAGCAGATAAAGGAGCATTTCGGCGATGGCAGCCAATGGAACGTGAAGATATCCTATCTTCATGAAGAGACTCCCTTAGGTACAGGTGGAGCGGTAGGGCTACTGCCAACCGATATTCCCCAGTTACCCGCGATAGTCATGAACGGCGATATTTTAACTAAAGTGGATTTTCAACTTTTACTCAAATTCCATGAGGATAATGATGCCGACGCCACCATGTGTGTCAGAGAATATGACTATCAAATCCCCTACGGCGTGATCAGTGGTAGTGGAAATCGCATCACAGATATGGTCGAAAAGCCTGTACAACGCTTTTTTGTCAATGCGGGGATTTATGTTATCAACCAAGATATTATAAAAAGTGTTTCCGCTAACACCTATATTGATATGCCAACACTTCTTGAACAGAAAATAGCAGATAAGGGGGAAGTTCTTATGTTCCCACTCCATGAATACTGGCTCGATATTGGCCGTATGGATGACTTTAAACAAGCCCAGGTTGATATCTGCGCCTTTGGTTTAGAACGATGA
- a CDS encoding acylneuraminate cytidylyltransferase family protein, with protein sequence MKQYAFIFARGGSKGLPRKNIRKLLGKPLILYSIETALKVADIDKVFISTDDDEIASIGLAAGAEVIPRPAQLADDTSPEWLAWQHAVTWVTEKYGKFDQFISLPATSPLRSVEDVESAIVKLNDSKADICISTTPASRSPYFNMIKETGSGYIELVNTDAGGAIYRRQDAPEVYDITTVVYVSTPNYVLRETSLFAGRVAHTIVPKDRAIDIDDIYDFKLAEAILSSKGQVC encoded by the coding sequence ATGAAGCAATATGCATTTATCTTTGCTCGTGGAGGTTCTAAAGGTCTTCCCAGGAAAAACATCCGAAAGTTACTCGGTAAACCACTCATTCTCTATTCAATCGAAACAGCACTCAAGGTCGCCGATATAGATAAAGTGTTTATATCAACTGATGATGATGAGATTGCCAGTATAGGTTTAGCGGCTGGAGCAGAGGTTATCCCAAGACCTGCCCAATTAGCAGACGATACCTCTCCAGAGTGGTTGGCATGGCAACATGCTGTAACCTGGGTCACTGAAAAATATGGTAAATTCGACCAATTTATTAGTTTGCCGGCAACCAGTCCCCTAAGAAGTGTCGAAGACGTGGAGTCGGCTATAGTTAAGCTAAATGACAGTAAAGCAGATATATGCATATCTACAACCCCGGCTAGCCGTAGCCCATACTTTAATATGATAAAAGAGACTGGTTCAGGCTATATTGAGCTCGTCAATACCGATGCCGGTGGTGCTATATACCGTCGGCAAGATGCACCTGAAGTCTACGATATTACAACTGTAGTTTATGTATCGACCCCAAACTATGTTCTCAGGGAAACTAGCCTTTTTGCTGGACGGGTGGCTCATACAATAGTACCTAAAGATAGAGCTATTGATATTGATGATATATACGACTTTAAACTGGCTGAAGCAATTTTAAGCAGTAAAGGACAGGTATGTTAA
- a CDS encoding 6-hydroxymethylpterin diphosphokinase MptE-like protein: protein MLLTESNIQNTFSISPFDEYYLPSVNRHMFDTIDSKTQYDKKFKNDFAKEDTLNIVVGMDSGLLVNYLLEQGVPKGSIFIFVELDAVLELLNIDIPKSLSDKLFIYSLEEFQDNFPSVAYGIYILKNNVKHHRSLAATSSHLPEYSIFNRQIIKMLEAEDLEQNQNSSQKVYYKQQFKNISENVQPASLLSNKFNGKTCLVVAGGPSLDDNIDWIKNNHQNLFIIAVSRIAGKLAKEGIPPHIIVSVDPYDFSFEVNRDMMALADSSLFVNSFHVNSRLLGQWQGKNLFMDYKYPWQLEYTDNIDTMGPTVTNASVHLATQMGFSRILLTGVDLCFTDTGFTHSQGSVESKIGPNLGIMGQWIETYGGKKAETVVQLKLAMNALAGEASANPEIEFLNLSLNAAKIKGITHQNVDQIQLSSNACSATQLLESIPDLSIEDRKQDNLLSQKEFSRFYDTLNDIIHLSDEAQDLNKQLKEPKSPTNKTKKNTKRIEAIDKKFNQKYAGVARLIKTYGFSEFSDFLTTKKTDDWDAEHLHQMSHDYYQAFKSIAKQLLELVDDTRTRLDHRLDELSPDAKLIKLVEFWREEEQHGRVNIWLKTHPDWESNEKLSKQPELLKEYKQQLIAVKNEYLEQLAIVPQKYIDTVKDTASMENVFEKIIVLIRDEDHTGLVKMATNLKKLADNDDEAKRLFHLSYSHQLLIEKKESQALEVLLALDEALQSEIELKKITTLALKLGELDIAEKAMSRISDYSDEYMPQHAHVLKLQGRLQESINLYLDYLEKYPSDVTTWLKFGSFMFDIDQIQAAIDAFSHVIQSDPDNQVALSYLSRIETALNASQDT, encoded by the coding sequence ATGCTATTAACTGAATCCAACATACAAAATACTTTTTCAATTAGTCCGTTTGATGAATATTATCTGCCGAGTGTCAATAGGCATATGTTTGATACTATTGATTCTAAAACGCAATATGATAAAAAATTCAAAAACGACTTCGCCAAAGAGGATACACTAAATATCGTCGTTGGAATGGATTCAGGGCTATTAGTTAACTACTTGTTAGAGCAAGGAGTGCCTAAAGGAAGTATTTTTATCTTTGTTGAGCTAGATGCAGTGCTCGAACTGCTAAACATCGATATCCCTAAGAGTCTATCAGACAAATTATTCATTTATAGTTTGGAAGAGTTTCAAGATAACTTTCCATCTGTAGCCTATGGCATCTACATACTTAAAAATAACGTAAAACACCATAGAAGCTTGGCCGCAACCTCAAGCCATCTCCCAGAATACAGCATATTTAACCGACAAATAATTAAAATGCTAGAGGCTGAAGATTTAGAACAAAACCAAAACTCATCTCAAAAAGTTTATTATAAACAACAATTTAAGAACATTTCTGAAAATGTACAACCCGCATCACTATTGAGTAATAAATTTAATGGAAAAACCTGCTTGGTTGTCGCAGGAGGACCATCACTCGATGACAATATCGACTGGATAAAGAATAATCATCAAAACCTGTTTATCATTGCTGTATCTCGAATCGCTGGTAAATTAGCAAAAGAAGGGATACCTCCCCACATCATCGTCTCAGTGGATCCCTATGACTTTAGTTTTGAAGTGAATAGAGACATGATGGCTCTCGCCGACTCCAGTCTTTTTGTGAATTCATTCCATGTGAATTCAAGGCTCCTAGGTCAGTGGCAAGGGAAAAACCTATTTATGGACTACAAATACCCTTGGCAGTTAGAGTACACTGACAATATAGATACCATGGGCCCTACGGTTACCAATGCCTCTGTACACTTAGCAACCCAAATGGGATTTTCTCGTATCTTATTAACAGGTGTCGATCTCTGCTTCACAGATACGGGCTTCACCCACTCACAAGGCTCAGTGGAATCTAAAATAGGTCCAAATCTAGGGATCATGGGGCAATGGATAGAGACCTATGGAGGTAAGAAAGCTGAAACAGTAGTTCAACTAAAACTGGCCATGAATGCCTTAGCAGGAGAAGCTTCTGCCAATCCAGAAATAGAATTCCTGAACCTTTCTCTCAATGCTGCCAAGATTAAAGGTATTACTCATCAAAATGTTGACCAAATCCAGCTTTCTTCAAATGCTTGCTCGGCCACACAATTACTAGAATCAATTCCCGATTTAAGCATTGAAGACAGGAAACAAGATAATCTATTGTCTCAAAAAGAGTTCAGCAGATTCTACGATACATTAAATGACATCATACATCTCTCGGATGAAGCCCAAGATTTAAACAAACAGTTAAAAGAGCCAAAATCACCAACAAATAAAACAAAAAAAAATACAAAAAGAATTGAGGCCATAGATAAAAAGTTCAACCAAAAATACGCTGGCGTCGCCCGATTGATCAAAACCTATGGTTTTTCCGAGTTTTCAGACTTTTTAACGACAAAGAAAACGGATGACTGGGATGCTGAACATTTGCACCAGATGTCCCATGATTACTATCAAGCCTTCAAATCGATAGCTAAACAACTTTTAGAACTCGTCGACGACACCCGCACTCGATTAGACCATAGGCTTGATGAGCTATCCCCTGATGCAAAGTTGATCAAACTCGTAGAGTTTTGGCGAGAAGAAGAGCAACATGGCCGTGTTAACATCTGGCTTAAAACTCACCCAGATTGGGAATCAAATGAAAAATTATCAAAACAGCCTGAGCTGCTAAAAGAATATAAACAGCAGTTAATAGCGGTTAAAAATGAGTATTTAGAACAGCTGGCTATCGTACCCCAGAAGTATATCGATACAGTTAAAGATACTGCATCGATGGAAAATGTATTTGAAAAAATTATCGTACTTATCAGAGATGAAGATCATACAGGTCTTGTAAAGATGGCGACTAACCTAAAAAAACTTGCCGACAATGACGATGAAGCTAAGCGACTTTTCCATTTATCATATTCCCATCAATTATTAATTGAGAAAAAAGAGAGCCAAGCTCTAGAAGTGTTATTAGCATTAGATGAGGCACTTCAATCTGAAATAGAGTTAAAAAAAATCACAACATTAGCGCTAAAGTTAGGTGAGTTAGACATCGCTGAAAAAGCAATGTCTCGTATATCTGATTATAGTGATGAATATATGCCACAACATGCTCATGTTTTAAAGTTACAAGGTAGACTACAAGAGTCAATAAATCTCTATTTAGACTACCTTGAAAAGTACCCCTCTGATGTCACTACTTGGCTTAAGTTCGGTAGCTTCATGTTCGATATTGACCAGATACAAGCCGCTATCGATGCCTTTAGTCATGTTATTCAATCCGATCCTGATAATCAGGTCGCGCTGAGTTATCTGTCCCGTATCGAGACTGCTCTTAACGCGAGTCAAGACACATAA